The Oncorhynchus mykiss isolate Arlee chromosome Y, USDA_OmykA_1.1, whole genome shotgun sequence genomic sequence aacacctccctctgcaactggatcctggacttcctgatgggctgcccccaggtggtaaggttaggcaacaacacgtcggccacactgatcctcaacacgggggcccctcaggggtgcgtgctcattcccctcctgttctccctgttcactcgtGACTGCACGACCATGCACAACTTCACCACCATCATTAAGGTTGTCGATGACACAacagcctatggggaggaggtcagagacctgaccgtgtggtgcaaggacaacaacctctacctcaacgtgatcaagacaaaggagatgattgtggactacaggaaaaggaggaccgagcacatcccattctcattgacggagctatagtggagcaggttgagagcttcaagttccttggtgtccacatcaacaacaaactaacatggtccaagcacagttgtgaagagggcacaacaaaacctattccccctcaggagacaaaaaatatttggcattggtcctcagatcttcaaaaggttctacggcctccgaccgcaagacactacagagggtggtccatacggcccagtacatcactggggttaagcttcctgccatccaggacctatttaccaggcggtgtcagaggaatgccctgaAAATGGTCagactctagccaccctagtcctaggcggttctctctgctaccgcatggcaagcggtaccggagtataagtctaggtccaagaggcttctgaacagcttctaccctcaagcctgaacatctaatcaaatgactaaccagactatttgcattgcccccaccccctttacactgctgctactctctgttattatctatgcgtagtcactttattaactctacctacatgtacatattacctcaattaccttgactaactgaTGCccctacattgactctgtaccggtaccccctgtatatagcctagcctcgctattgttattttactgctgctctttaattatttgttacttttatttgatattgttattattatttattttttaattgcattgttggttagggcgcgacctgttgtattcggtgcatgtgacaaataacatttgatttgaaataacatTGAATTGTTTTCCTTAAAATGTTTAGTTGTGAGTtaggttcacattaaccactttACAAACAGAAACTGATCATATAGATAATATTCTGTTGTTTAATTAGTACACAGTTAACCTGCATTTCAAGAAGGGATTCAGCCTAAAAGTCACTAGAAATTAGAATTTTAAAgctgatttaaaataaaaaatcccctcAGCAGGGATGTTTTGTGTTTCAGTGCAATGAAAATAtgtcacctttttgggccctcaccagtttgcatccctgctttttacactgcactctttgagagaggtagttagcaaaccaggccaaagacccctccgAGGCAcaaatactccttagccggccaaCAAGattggaatggtctaccgtatcaacagctttggccaagtcaataaaaatagcagcacaacattgcttagaatcaagggcaatggtgacatcattgaggacctttaaggttgcagtgacgcatccataacctgagcggaaaccagattgcataccagagagaatactacagacatcaagtaagccagtcagttgattattgacaagttttttcaacacttttgataaataaggcaaaatagaaataggcctataccagttaggatcagcttgatctcccccttttaaataatggatgaactgtggctgccttccaagcaatgggaggCTGTCTCTCctggttaaaaaggtcagagataacCTTGGTGataaagggtctaaaccatctgacccagatgtcattttggggtcaagtttaagaagctcctttagcaccttggaCTCAGTGACCTCCTGCAGGGAGAACCTATGTAGTGGGGCAGtgggaaaagagggagaagcatcaggGCTAGTCAATAAACAAgaaagttcatagtcaacaaagcatgcaggagtcatgaggcaaatagcaaaatgcacaagaaaTACAATATAACGACTTGGGGGCTAgtcattgtaagttcagagtcactcacCCCACCTGTGAGTTTGTGctgaaggagagcgagaggagaggggggagtgtggtgacGGTACATGtaccagacaggaggagacagggcagacggtgaacagatcgccaggtggaatccaagcagcagtgcagcaggctacaggagtaggtgtcacacccacttgggagaagcttttatttctggaggcagatttcttgGAGCAAATGCCAGTGGATGGTCTCTGAGCGGGATGTGGTTTCAAGGACTCCGGATTTGGGTGGGGTAGCCTGCCATTTGTTGGGCTCAAAGGCTTcgacacctctcacttcacacctcagtgctaattgaagttgtatctggtctgtctggtctgtctcagTTCCAGGTTTGATGGTGTCCTTGATAGTATTAATCCTTCCAGGTAATTTTGTCCAAAATTAGGTTGTATGTTTGGAGTTTTGATCTGGAGTGAAGGTTATGCTGTGGAGGGTAACATCTTGTATATGTCCCTTCCAAAAAAAttcaagtttatctaactccaaatatatatttttgtaaaaaacATGTTGGAAAATGTGAGAGCTTACATGcagctgtatctctctctctcttttccctgaactcgatctctgtagcactccaccaatcaggcctttatggtagagtggccagatggaagccactcctcagtaaaaggcacatgacagcccgcttagagtttgccaaaacgcACTTAAAGGACAtctcacatttacgtaagtattcagaccctttactcagtactttgttgaagcacctttggcaacgattacagccttgagtcttcttgggtatgacgctacaaacttggcacacctgtatttggggagtgtgTCCAATTCTTCTTGGCAGATCctatcctctcaagcgctgtcatgTTGAATGgaaagcgtcgctgcacagctattttcaggtctctccagagatgttcgatcgggttcatgtccgggctttggcttggccactcaaggacattcagagacttgtcccgaagccactcctgtgttgacttggctgtgtgcttagggttgttgtcctgttgaaggtgaaccttcgccccagttggagatcctgagcgctctggagcaggttttcatccaggatcgctctgtactttgcacAGTTCATCTTTGActcgatcctggctagtctcccaatcccttcagttgaaaaacatccccacagcatgatgctgccaccaccatgcttcaccgtggggatgatgccaggtttcctccagacttgacgcttggcattcagtggCAAAGTGGTCAATCTtagtttcaacagaccagagaatcttgtttctcatggtcagagtccttcaaaaaaatatattagcgagaatttctaaaaacctgtttttactttgtcattatgggattttgtgtgtgtgtgtgtgtgtgtgtgtgtgtgtgtgtgtgtgtgtgtgtgtgtgtgtgtgtctgtgtgtaggggaAATTCTTAAACAtttttaagaataaggctgtaacaaaatgcgtaaaaagtgaagggatctgaatactttccaaatgcactgtaatggTAGAATTCCTGCAGTGACAAAATTGTTGATGACGGTGTGAATGTTCCAAAAGCTAGATTAAACATTTtacttgtgtgtttttgtgcttACCAGGGATGACTCACTGTATTTTGCTTAGATTGTAACACAACTCTCCTTCTATTGTCTCCGCCCCTCATGTTAGGCCTGAGTTGGTAGTGAAGAAACTCCGGTATTATGCCCGCTACATTGTAGTTTGTTTACTTCTGAACAAGATGGATCTGGTGAAAGTGCTGGTCAAGGTAAGAAACCTGAGAAAAACAAACAAGAACCAGAGGAAGTTCTGAATCCTTCAatctcatttgtatttatttaggcctttttttgtattgttttattatattGGGGTTTAGTATGAAGCGGAATGCAGAAAACACAGGAACAAAGAACACAAGTTTCAGCCTGAAATGTTTATTCTGGTAAACCTTTGACTGTAATTGAAGTATATTTCCTTTAAGATCCTACAAGCAGCAATAGTTTTTAAACTGTACATGCATTAGTATCTTTGTGTACATAATATCTGTCTACCCCCCTGTAGGAGCTGTCAGAGGAAATTGAGGACTATACGCAGCGATTCAACACAGAATATCAATTAGAGTGGAATCTGGTCTTACAGGAAGTGGCAGCTTTTGTGGAGGTCAGATCCCAAAGAATAATGAATCACCTGATGCCTTTTACCTTCTGTTTCTACTGCCTGTTGCCTACTATGAAAGGGGGAGATGTCATCATAACTTATGAATGAAGGATATAGCAGCACTTAAAGGAGGCCTCCACAGGTCAGCAAACATTTGAAAAGAAGGATGTTGCCCAACGACCATTACTAAAGAACATACACCAGTGACTAACCTATTCAACATGAAGTATTGTATTTCattcagggaggggggggggggggattatgattgtacatttctgtaagtctttcATTTGAGTGAAAGATAATGTGTACCACACACGTGCTACTGGAATGGTGTGCACAATGGAGTACAAGGGAAGCTGTGCATGATACAATTGTAaagtgtgtttgtttctgtgagCAGGCAGACCCAGTTGTGGTGCTGAACAATGAAAATACTGTGGTCGTCATATCCAATCGGCTGCAGGAGGGGGGCATGTCTCCGTTGGAACAGGGCATGGTGGTTGGTCAGCTCACCCTGGCAGATGCACTAATCATTGGCAACTGCAACAACCAGGTGTTTGAACGCATACATTCTAGTCTAAAGCCCAGCCCTAAAACAACCCCTAGACTGTAGACCCACATTCTAAACtatattattttgtgtttgtcAGGTGAAGTTCAGTGAGCTAACCATCGATATGTTCCGCATTCTCCAAGCTTTGGAGCGGGAACCAGTCAATCTGGCTACAACGACATCTAAATATGGAACATTGGTGAGGGGGAATACTGAAAATGCTTATTACATGAATGTCTTGTGGACAACGACACATCCAGAATATTGCAAATGTAAAAGTCTCATGCGATTTCGGGTGAAAGGCAGCGCTGGCATGAAACCTGTCCTTTAAACAGCTGCTTACTCACTTTCTTCCTTCACAGGCCCTTACCCCATGTCTTCCTTCACAGGAACCCAGCGAGAAGCCAGCCAAGAGAGAGAACCCTCACAAGTACCTGCTGTACAAGCCAACGTTGAGCCAGCTCTTCACCTTTTTGTCTGCCTCCTTTAAGGTCAGTCTCCATCTGACTGTCTCCCCCGTTGTCCCCTCTGCTCTGCCTTCATGTTCCAAAATGTCGGCTTAGCCATGCTTGGCTGAGCTGAACAAAGTTGTTGCTACTTTTAATCTATTTTTCATCACCCCCACCTGTATCTGCCTTTTTTAAGCTCTGGTGGTTTTTGGAAATTGCCAGTAGCTTTTATGTAGTCCATTTTAGTGGTACTGTCCTGTGCTAAAAATGATCAGTCTAGATTACCTCAGATAATTTTACATCAAATCAAGTCTTACCCAATGGAAATGTAACCGCTGAACGGAAGAAACAACATATCCTGTTTTAGAGTACAACCCAATGGAATCCTATCAGAATTCAACCAAATTTAAATGGAAGGTTCTATCAATTCCCTGGgccatttcatgttttcatgtgttaTTGGCGTTAAAGCAGGCAGAAATCCATCTGGTGTGACGTAGCATTGTGATAAATTCGCActcactacactggaagttaacAGGGATATGAATTTTAGATCACTAAAACATAtatcatacatgtcagatttcaatactgacAGATGTCATAACTCAGGAAGATGTCTTCTCTAAAATATGAGCAATGGCTCATTCGAGTGATATTCCTACCTcgagaaatgtgtaatttaacagAAGGTCTAGCACTttagtccagggtgcattgcatggtgTCGTTGCCAGAGATATTATAGAAAGGAGATAGGAATCCAATGAATGAAGGAACGTATAACGCCCCACCCAGCAGACTGTTGACCAATCGCGTTCATTTTGTCATTCTGCGTCACACGGTTGTTAAGCTAATCTCCATgcaatcccttctcaaagtcagtGTTTATGTCGAGGAGCGTGTCTATTTTCCGTAATGTCACGATTCGAAAGCTATACTATATTACAGATAGCAAGTTAATTATCTCACATCTCTGAAAAGATTTGTAATGTTGTACTTGTTGTTGACTAAATTTGTGCTAATGTTGGGTTTTGAGCTAGCACCCAATAGACtcccattcactccttgaagAAGAGTGGTACTTGTCCCAGAATCGCCCAGATTGCACCGCACAGCCCATTGCCGTAGCAATGGCAACatttcccatctcctcaaaagtataTCTGCCATTGCTAATGTCAGACTCCACTCTGTGAGGAACATtgatctgcaggttgaacatggtgatattgtagactcctaaattgTTAGCCGTAAAATCACCTAAACAAGCTGCACTAACTAGCTAATTTACATGCTAATATTGTCTTTGGTATTATTATGTGTAGctacgtttgctagctagctagccagtcagtcagcccatAGAGTGCATCGCATTGTGGATTTTTTTAGTCAACTTAAGgtgcaacagatttccacaactATTTTCCATGTTGCAAACCAACCTTATTATAAATCCAAAATGAAAAAAGAATTCTCCAAAAATATTGTTCTCACATATGTGTTTATTGAacactgtaaatatatatattttttctttaaaTGTAACGTAAACTcatacatcgccttggtccgtacaattgcccttattttagcaccccaaaaacgtaatacttccagatcaactgtaatgtcaataccattgtaaagcacaatttctcccctttccaacagaatcaattacatgacctaaacgctgcccgtttctgcataattcaagcaggcaatgagccccgtcgggtctttttaaaaatggcgggtggagaagcgaaactaatgcgtgatattgagaaggagagatgttgtgtgggaaaattgctttttttcactcgatctgtccaatttATCCCcttatcacctctaaaatgtaaataaaacactataaagagtttatataatgtgtcattacatacctattgtGTCGAATTtgagcggctttgagaatgatgatcgcatgcaatgatgacgcaaATAATGACTAGTtatccccccttacccccgtcactgtccatttcttgtttttaaacgatgagagaagtgctacacctggtggagagagattgtaagacagaaatagttgctttatgcgtgctgtacgttacgacatgacacgtcaagaTGTAGCGGAGGGTGTAGTGGAAAtgtcctgtattaccaaatcatgagagcaaaccacacacaagtcagagttatcatgaagtccatctttaattatatgagctccatcacaaccctgtgactctcaaattaattcagtgtctataaatgaattctctgagagtgcttacaaaacagttcttagtatcatttatagccaagacacacccatctcaactcacatgaTGAATAACAGATCTTATgaacattacaaaggaagactttacttgagagaggagtatcccatagccagacagcattagctataaattatcgttcagtttggtcttcTAAACGAAGTTCTACTTCTCATTCTTGGTACAACATAGTACCAAGACATTACCTCATCCACtagcatatatcaaatacacccctcctggacaagatcacagagacacagtgactggcacacagacattgtggagccaagagataattggttccccctcaatcaccccttcacatggtttaaaagatatgtttacatatgaagacaagcttgacctctcccctttcTGTGGCACAAGTAACTGAACCCAGGACAGAGCAAGGATAACTGcaaatggccaccactatagtacaacaagatacattctaaatgagaagtaactcacaagcatataatgaaaataaaacatcttatctatgttacccaactattcTGATTCATCCCCAACAagggtcagttttttcaacttttctccaatagtATCGGGCCATTagcatgtcgatcaacgcttgaatagaaacctagttcacaccccaggttttgaagtcaacacagtcgctacagtcccattagttttctatgtagcctcgtttgaatgttgcagttgcgcacatttgtacggaatggggtgagtttaccttatattttaaatacattcatGTAGGTTTGACCAAGCTCAAAACATTTAGGATGGTAAAGCTGATTTTGAGGTGGTGTTGTTTTGTAGGAGTTGCCAGTGAACAGTGTGCTGCTCGTCTATCTTTCAGCTACTGGAGTCTTCCCTACTGGATGCTTGGATTATGAGGGTACAACAGCAttttgtaaacacacacacaattaatctGATCATTTCTTCCCAAAACTGTATTTAACTTAGTCTTTCTATCAGGACCATATGACTTTGGAGGAGTCCTCACCAACACGAACCGTGATGTGGTAAACGGGGAAACGGTGCAGAAAAGGAACCAAGCCCAAAAAGAGATGCACTGGTAAAGATCAGGCGCTGACAGTCCACTGTCCTCAATGTTTTCTAACGTTTGGCAGACATGAGATGCATATACAGTATTGGCCTTTAAAAAGTTACATTGAACTTTTCGCACAGCCCATGTTATTTCTAAACACAGTCTATGACATTTGCCAGATATTGTTGTTTGTacaatgtgtgcgtgtgtacatgcAATGACTGTTGACTCCTGTATGCCTTAGCCTTCACCCTGGGGACTTGTTCCCTTTCACCCGGAAGCCTCTCTTTGTCATTGTGGACTCCTCCAACAGCACAGCCTATAAGGTTGGTGAGAATTACATTCATCACAATGAAAAACAAATGTGATAAGATGATGGTAATGGTAACTTTGAGGCGCTTTTCAGACGTTGCCAAAACACTTTACAAGTTGTTTTCATTAAGATTTTCATCAGCATACTTAAATTGGTTGATGGTAGTTCACTGGATTTTCATCTCATTATTATTAGTTGTATAAAAACAAAATAATCAAGGTGCCAAAACACAACGCTGGGGGAGCAACCAGTATTCAAGATATAGAGTCAAGATGGAGAACAAGGCATGTAGAGCTTACTTAGGGGATCACCTTTTGTTAACAACTTGTTTGACTCATTTTAAGATGCATTTACGGAAAAGTGGGCTATTCCTTTTGGGAATTCACTTTGGTGTGATCCTTACTAATGCTGATATTTAATGCTTTTTTTGTATCTCCATGTAGAATTTCTCCAATCTCTTTGGTCAGCCGCTGGTGTGTCTTCTATCTCCCACAGTCTATCCACAGAGCATGCAGGGTTTGTTTGTCACTATTATTTTAGCTTTGTACTCAAACTCAAAATAAATAtaagtttattggtcgcatacacaaaTTTGCAGATCTTGTCTCACGTGCagtaaaatgcttgtgtttctagctccaacagtgcagtaatacctatcaataattcaaataaataaagacataatattgcacgcccaatttttcagtttttgatttgttaaaaaagtttgaaatatccaataaatgtcgttccacttcatgattgtgtcccacttgttgttgattcttcacaaaaaaatacagttttatatctttatgtttgaagaatgaaatgtggcaaaaggtcgcaaagttcaagggggccgaatactttcgcaaggcactgtacaatgtcttcagaaactattcacatcccttgactttttccatattttgttgcctGAATTTGAAATGTACTAAATTTAGATCATTTTTTTTGGTCACTGACCTACACAGAATACcgcataatatcaaagtggaattatgctgTTCAAATGTTTTACTTATTAATTCAAAATGATACAACCACAGACCCGGGATGTTTTCCAATGGTAAataactgctttttttttttgtaaagcaGACAtcaaatatccctttgagcatagtgtagttattaattacactttggatggtgtatcagtacacccagtcactacaaagatataagcatccttcctaactcagttgccagaaaggaaggaaaccactcagcgATTTCAGCATGaggccagtggtgactttaaaacaattacagagttgaatggctgtgataggaaaaaactgaggatggatcaacaacattgtagttactccataatactaacctaattgacagagtgaaaaggaagcctgtacagaatacaaatattcaaaaacatgcatcctgtttgcttaaaggcactaaagtaatactgcaaaaaatgtgtcaaagcaaattcactttttgtcctgaatacaaagtgttatgtttggggaaaatacaacacattactgagtaccactctccacaaTTTCAAGAATAGTAgcagctgcatcatgttatgggtgtgcttgtaattgttaaggactgggtagtttttcaggataaaaaatacacGGAATGGAGCAaatcacaggcaaaatcctagaggaaaatctggttcagtctgctttccaccagacactgggagaggaattcacctttcagctggacaataacctaaaacacaagagcaaacctacactggagttgcctaccaagaagaccgtgaatgttcctgagtgtcacgccctgaccttagttatctttgttttctttattattttggttaggtcagggtgtgatatgggtgattatatgtttttgtcctgtctaggggttttgtatgtttatggggttgcaccagtctaggggttttgtatgtctatggttgcctagattggttctcaattagaggcagctgtttattgttgactctgattgggaaccatatttaggcagccatattccttgagtatttcgtgggtgattatctatgtctatgtgttagttgcctgtgtctgcacttttCATATATAGCGCCACGTTCGTTTTGTAAGTTTGTTTGAGTGTTCTTCGTTTCATTAAATAAGAAGATGTATTcatctcacgctgcgccttggtctcatccatacaacgaacgtgacacttGAGTGGCAGAGTTTTgaattaaatctgcttgaaaatctttgcaagacttgaaaatggctgtaaGCAGGaagcaggctgtatcacaaccggccgtgaatgggagtcccatagagcggcgcacaaaTGGCCCGGCGTCGTtaggatttggccggggtaggccgtgatttgtaaatgagaatttgttctttactgactcgcctagttaaataaaggttaaataaaaagaaGGAAATATTTGACAGAGCTTGGATATTGTCCAAAGCACctagatttacccagaaagactcacagctgtaatcgctgccaaaggtgattctaatatgtattggctcaggggtgggaatacttatgagatatttttgtatttcatttccaataaatgtctaaaaatgtgttttcactttgtcattatggggtattgtgtgtgtgtgtgtgtgtagatgggtgagaacaaTTTTTatgtttaatcaattttgaattccggctgtaacacaacaaaatgtggaataagtcaagtggtatgaatactttctgaaggcactgtatatacatattgtATAATGGTGTCTAaatggacagtatatgaaaagaaaaggtgtgtacagcagtagttgtataggatgagccttgactagaatacagtatgtacatatgaagtTGGTAAAAcagtgtgtaaacattattaaagtgaccaatgttcaatgactatgtacataggtgCAGGGTAGaataccgggtggtagccggatAGAACAGTGACAAGTACTCCTCTTAATTAGCATGTTACAGGCAACAGTCAGTTACTTTCATTGTTGAAGTCTGCAATTAGTGTGTAAACTATCCTAGAAAATGGCTCTCAGAGCTCGTCAGTTGATTCTCCCATGTGTTGGCCTATTAAAACCAGCCGTTGTCCTATTAAAACGGCTGGTCCTTGTTTAGGCCTACTTATTTTCCATTGGATT encodes the following:
- the LOC110509524 gene encoding protein SCAI → MLQNSASGHLKYLSGLRKRRPELVVKKLRYYARYIVVCLLLNKMDLVKVLVKELSEEIEDYTQRFNTEYQLEWNLVLQEVAAFVEADPVVVLNNENTVVVISNRLQEGGMSPLEQGMVVGQLTLADALIIGNCNNQVKFSELTIDMFRILQALEREPVNLATTTSKYGTLEPSEKPAKRENPHKYLLYKPTLSQLFTFLSASFKELPVNSVLLVYLSATGVFPTGCLDYEGPYDFGGVLTNTNRDVVNGETVQKRNQAQKEMHCLHPGDLFPFTRKPLFVIVDSSNSTAYKNFSNLFGQPLVCLLSPTVYPQSMQDQSQRGSLFTLFLYCPLLAFLSVCGLSSLRQGLWEKAEEFLCKVFRDIGQMITRSRAIDQAFLQFYGDEFLRLLLIRFVFCSATLRMHKLFQESRSFPESYPQLPKQDTVESSFLRKHVLELAAMLDVQRLFWDGALDVNY